A DNA window from Mastomys coucha isolate ucsf_1 unplaced genomic scaffold, UCSF_Mcou_1 pScaffold21, whole genome shotgun sequence contains the following coding sequences:
- the Slc29a2 gene encoding equilibrative nucleoside transporter 2 yields MARGNAPRDSYHLVGISFFILGLGTLLPWNFFITAIPYFQGRLAGTNSSAETLSANHTSPTDTFNFNNWVTLLSQLPLLLFTLLNSFLYQCIPESVRILGSLLAILLLFALTAALVKVDLSPGLFFSVTMASVWFINSFCAVLQGSLFGQLGTMPSTYSTLFLSGQGLAGIFAALAMLMSLASGVDPQTSALGYFITPCVGILLSIICYLSLPHLKFARYYLTKKLSQAPVQELETKAELLQADEKNGVPISPQQAGPTLDLDPEKEPELELEEPQKPGKPSVFVVFRKIWLTALCLVLVFTVTLSVFPAITAMVTTSSKSPGKWDQFFNPICCFLLFNVMDCLGRSLTSYFLWPDEDSQLLPLLVCLRFLFVPLFMLCHVPQRSRLPIIFWQDAYFITFMLLFAVSNGYLVSLTMCLAPRQVLPHEREVAGALMTFFLALGLSCGASLSFLFKALL; encoded by the exons ATGGCGCGCGGAAACGCCCCTCGGGACAG CTACCACCTGGTCGGCATCAGCTTCTTCATTCTGGGGCTGGGCACCCTCCTCCCTTGGAACTTCTTCATTACCGCCATCCCG TACTTCCAGGGGCGGTTGGCAGGGACCAACAGCAGCGCCGAGACCCTGAGCGCCAACCACACCAGTCCCACAGACACTTTCAACTTCAACAACTGGGTGACACTGCTGTCCCAGCTGCCTCTACTGCTCTTCACGCTCCTCAACTCCTTCCTATATCAGTG CATCCCTGAGTCGGTGCGTATTCTGGGCAGTCTGCTGGCCATACTACTGCTCTTTGCCCTGACAGCAGCACTGGTGAAGGTGGACCTGAGCCCCGGGCTGTTCTTCTCTGTCACCATGGCATCTGTCTGGTTCATCAATT CCTTTTGTGCAGTGCTTCAAGGCAGCCTCTTTGGGCAGCTGGGTACCATGCCTTCTACGTACAGCACCCTTTTCCTCAGTGGCCAGGGCCTGGCTGGGATCTTCGCTGCCCTTGCTATGCTCATGTCCTTGGCCA GTGGTGTGGATCCCCAAACCTCTGCCCTTGGATACTTCATCACACCCTGTGTGGGCATCCTCCTCTCCATCATATGTTACCTCAGCCTGCCCCATCTG AAGTTTGCCCGTTACTACCTGACCAAGAAGCTGTCTCAGGCCCCAGTTCAGGAGCTGGAGACCAAAGCTGAGCTCCTCCAAGCTG ATGAGAAGAATGGGGTTCCCATCAGCCCCCAGCAGGCCGGCCCAACTCTGGATCTTGACCCTGAGAAGGAGCcggagctggagctggaggagccacagaagccaggaaaacCTTCAGTCTTTGTTGTCTTCCGGAAG ATCTGGCTGACGGCGCTGTGCCTTGTGTTGGTCTTCACAGTCACCCTGTCGGTCTTTCCTGCCATCACAGCCATGGTGACCACCAGTTCTAAGAGCCCCGGAAAGTGGG ATCAGTTCTTCAACCCTATCTGTTGCTTCCTGCTCTTCAACGTCATGGACTGTCTGGGCCGGAGCCTGACCTCCTACTTCCTGTGG CCAGATGAGGACAGCCAGCTGCTGCCCCTGCTGGTGTGCCTGCGCTTCCTGTTTGTACCACTCTTCATGCTGTGTCATGTGCCTCAGCGTTCCCGGCTGCCCATCATCTTCTGGCAGGATGCCTACTTCATCACGTTCATGCTGCTCTTCGCTGTTTCCAATGGCTACTTGGTGTCTCTCACCATGTGCCTGGCACCCAG GCAAGTGTTGCCGCATGAGAGGGAGGTGGCTGGAGCCCTCATgaccttcttcctggccctgggactCTCCTGTGgagcctccctctccttcctctttaagGCTTTACTCTGA
- the B4gat1 gene encoding beta-1,4-glucuronyltransferase 1 has product MQMSYAIRCAFYQLLLAALMLVAMLQLLYLSLLSGLHGQEEQEQYFEFFPPSPRSVDQVKSQLRTALASGGVLDASGDYRVYRGLLKTTMDPSDVILATHASVDNLLHLSGLLERWEGPLSVSVFAATKEEAQLATVLAYALSSHCPEMRARVAMHLVCPSRYEAAVPDPREPGEFALLRSCQEVFDKLARVAQPGINYALGTNISYPNNLLRNLAREEANYALVIDVDMVPSEGLWRGLREMLDQSNHWDGTALVVPAFEIRRSRRMPMNKNELVQLYQVGEVRPFYYGLCTPCHAPTNYSRWVNLPEESLLRPAYVVPWRDPWEPFYVAGGKVPTFDERFRQYGFNRISQACELHMAGFNFEVLNEGFLVHKGFKEALKFHPQKEAENQRNKILYRQFKQELKARYPNSPHRC; this is encoded by the exons ATGCAAATGTCCTACGCCATCCGATGTGCCTTCTACCAGCTGCTGCTGGCCGCGCTCATGTTGGTGGCAATGTTGCAGCTGCTCTACCTATCCCTGCTCTCCGGACTGCACGGCCAGGAGGAGCAGGAACAGTATTTCGAGTTCTTCCCGCCGTCTCCGCGATCCGTAGACCAGGTAAAGTCTCAACTCCGCACCGCACTGGCCTCCGGAGGCGTTCTGGATGCCAGCGGCGATTATCGCGTCTACAGGGGTCTACTGAAGACCACCATGGACCCCAGCGATGTCATCTTGGCTACGCATGCCAGTGTTGACAACCTACTACACCTGTCCGGACTTCTGGAGCGCTGGGAGGGTCCGCTGTCGGTTTCAGTGTTCGCGGCCACCAAAGAAGAGGCGCAGCTGGCCACGGTGCTGGCCTACGCGCTGAGCAGCCACTGCCCCGAGATGCGCGCCAGGGTCGCCATGCACCTCGTGTGCCCCTCGCGTTATGAGGCTGCTGTGCCCGACCCCCGAGAGCCCGGGGAGTTTGCCCTGCTGCGGTCCTGCCAAGAGGTCTTTGACAAGCTAGCCAGGGTGGCCCAGCCCGGGATTAACTATGCACTCGGGACCAACATCTCCTATCCCAATAACCTGTTAAGGAATCTAGCTCGGGAAGAGGCCAACTATGCCCTGGTGATTGATGTGGACATGGTGCCCAGCGAAGGACTGTGGAGAGGCCTAAGGGAAATGTTGGATCAGAGTAACCACTGGGATGGCACAGCACTGGTGGTACCTGCGTTTGAAATCCGCCGATCCCGCCGGATGCCAATGAACAAAAATGAGCTAGTGCAGCTCTATCAGGTGGGCGAAGTTCGGCCCTTCTATTATGGGCTGTGCACGCCTTGCCATGCGCCCACCAACTACTCCCGCTGGGTCAACCTGCCAGAAGAGAGCTTGCTGAGACCTGCCTACGTGGTGCCCTGGAGGGACCCCTGGGAACCATTTTATGTGGCTGGAGGAAAGGTGCCCACATTTGATGAACGCTTTCGGCAGTATGGCTTCAATCGAATCAGCCAG GCTTGTGAGCTGCACATGGCAGGATTTAATTTTGAGGTGCTGAACGAAGGTTTTCTGGTTCATAAAGGATTCAAGGAGGCATTGAAGTTCCATCCCCAAAAGGAGGCTGAAAACCAGCGAAATAAGATCCTTTACCGCCAGTTCAAACAGGAGTTGAAGGCTAGGTACCCCAACTCTCCCCACCGATGCTGA
- the Brms1 gene encoding breast cancer metastasis-suppressor 1, protein MPIQPSGKETEEMEAEGDSAAEMNGEADESEEERSGSQTESEEESSEMDDEDYERRRSECVSEMLDLEKQFSELKEKLFRERLSQLRLRLEEVGAERAPEYTEPLGGLQQSLKIRIQVAGIYKGFCLDVIRNKYECELQGAKQHLESEKLLLYDTLLGELQERIQRLEEDRQSLDISSEWWDDKLHSRGSSKTWDSMPPSKRKKAPLVSGPYIVYMLQEIDILEDWTAIKKARAAVSPQKRKADGP, encoded by the exons ATGCCCATCCAGCCTTCaggcaaagaaacagaagagatggaggcagaaggcgATTCAGCAGCTGAGATGAATGGGGAAGCAGATGAGAGTGAGGAGGAACGGAGTGGCAGCCAGACTGAGTCAGAAGAGGAGAGTTCAG AGATGGATGACGAGGACTATGAGCGGCGCCGCAGTGAGTGTGTCAGTGAGATGCTGGACCTGGAAAAGCAGTTCTCGGAGCTGAAGGAGAA GTTGTTCAGGGAACGGCTGAGCCAGCTACGCTTACGACTGGAGGAAGTGGGGGCTGAGAGAGCCCCAGAATATACAGAACCTCTTGGAGGGCTGCAGCAGAGCCTAAAGATCCGTATTCAGGTGGCAG GGATCTACAAGGGCTTCTGTCTGGATGTGATCAGGAATAAGTATGAGTGTGAACTCCAGGGAGCCAAACAACACCTGGAG AGTGAGAAGCTGCTGCTGTATGACACACTGCTTGGGGAGCTGCAGGAGCGGAtccagaggctggaggaggacCGACAGAGCCTAGACATCAGCTCAG AGTGGTGGGATGACAAACTACATAGCAGGGGCAGCTCGAAGACTTGGGACTCGATGCCACCcagcaagaggaagaaggcaCCGCTCGTTTCTG GCCCGTACATTGTGTACATGCTGCAGGAGATCGACATCCTGGAAGACTGGACAGCCATTAAAAAG GCCAGGGCAGCAGTGTCCCCtcagaagagaaaagcagacG GACCCTGA
- the Rin1 gene encoding ras and Rab interactor 1 isoform X1, with the protein MCTPVPWGLDSLPESQEKLKELPAMEDPGETGAHPLGATSLNFVPGHQQKEKPSPDPLYDTPDARGVQAGGAQQPARKVSLRERLLITRPVWLQLRANAAAALHVLRTEPPGTFLVRKSNTRQCQALCVRLPEASGPSFVSSHYIQESPGGVSLEGSELMFPDLVQLICAYCHTRDVLLLPLRLPTAIHQAATHKELEAISHLGMEFWSSSLNTKIQQRPSEAPPIPRLKARSPQELDQGTGAALCFFNPLFPGDLGPTKREKFKRSFKVRVSTETSSPLSPPAVPPPPVPELPGTSSSQTERLPPRQLLQRESSVGYRVPGSAASPSLPPLPSLQEVDCCSPSSSEEEGSPGSPTTSPRLSRPRHRRPLLRSMSSAFCSLLAPERQVGRAATMLMQNRYTAVGQLVQDLLTQVRAGPEPRELQGIRQALSRARAMLSAELGPEKLLPPERLELVLEKSLHHSVLKPLRPILAARLRRRLSTDGSLGRLAEGFRLARTQGPGAFGSRLNLSSPMETEQVRQKLLQLLRAYSPSAQVKWLLQACKLLYTALKTQAGENAGADEFLPLLSFVLAQCDLPDLLLEAEYMSELLEPTLLTGEGGYYLTSLSASLALLGGLSQASALPLSPAQELQRSLALWEQRRLPATHSFQHLLRVAYQDPSTGCTSKTLAVPPGSSIATLSQLCATKFRVTQPDAFGLFLYKDQGYHRLPPEALAHRLPATGYLIYRRAERPEAQGASVEKAKTGSKRPEAGAWEEEKGGLNSEGKPEIAVDQEGKDQARGGHIQPEEQKAEGDQALEE; encoded by the exons ATGTGCACGCCTGTGCCTTGGGGGTTGGATTCTCTTCCTGAGTCCCAGGAGAAGCTGAAGGAGCTCCCAGCCATGGAAGACCCTGGTGAGACCGGAGCACACCCTCTGGGAGCCACCAGCCTGAACTTTGTACCTGGgcaccaacagaaagaaaa GCCATCTCCAGACCCACTGTATGACACACCTGATGCCAGAGGGGTACAGGCAGGCGGGGCCCAACAACCAGCACGTAAAGTGAGCCTTCGGGAGCGGCTGCTGATCACCCGGCCTGTGTGGTTACAGCTGCGGGCCAATGCTGCAGCCGCGCTGCACGTGCTGAGGACTGAGCCTCCGGGG ACCTTCCTGGTGCGGAAATCTAACACTCGCCAGTGCCAGGCTCTGTGTGTGCGGCTGCCAGAAGCTAGTGGCCCCTCTTTTGTCTCCAGCCACTATATCCAAGAAAGTCCTGGTG GCGTCTCTTTGGAGGGCTCAGAGCTCATGTTCCCGGACCTGGTGCAGCTCATCTGTGCATACTGCCATACCAG GGAcgttcttctccttcctctccgaCTCCCCACAGCCATTCACCAGGCAGCCACCCACAAAGAGCTGGAGGCCATCTCCCATCTGGGCATGG AGTTCTGGAGTTCCTCTCTCAACACCAAGATTCAACAGAGGCCTTCGGAAGCCCCACCGATACCCAGGCTGAAGGCTCGCTCCCCTCAAGAGCTGGATCAGGGCACCGGTGCTGCCCTCTGCTTCTTCAACCCCCTCTTCCCTGGGGATCTGGGCCCCACCAAACGAGAGAAATTCAAGAGGAGTTTCAAAGTGCGGGTGTCCACAGAGACCTCTAGCCCGCTGTCTCCGCCTGCTGTGCCGCCCCCTCCAGTCCCGGAGCTGCCAGGGACATCTTCCAGCCAAACGGAAAGACTGCCCCCTCGACAGCTGCTGCAGAGGGAGAGCTCCGTGGGGTATCGTGTGCCAGGAAGTGCTGCCAGCCCTAGCCTTCCTCCCCTACCTTCTCTTCAGGAGGTGGACTGCTGCTCCCCCAGCAGCTCAGAGGAGGAGGGTTCTCCAGGAAGCCCTACAACCTCCCCACGCCTAAGCCGCCCAAGGCACCGTCGGCCTCTCCTTCGCTCCATGAGTTCTGCTTTCTGCTCTCTCCTGGCACCGGAGAGGCAGGTGGGCCGGGCAGCCACAATGCTAATGCAAAACCGATACACAGCCGTGGGTCAGCTAGTGCAGGACCTACTGACCCAGGTTCGGGCCGGTCCCGAGCCCCGGGAGTTGCAGGGCATCCGCCAGGCCTTGAGTCGGGCCCGGGCCATGCTGAGCGCAGAGCTGGGCCCTGAGAAGCTGCTACCACCGGAGCGTCTGG AATTGGTCCTGGAGAAGTCTCTGCATCACTCTGTTCTCAAGCCTCTTCGCCCCATTCTAGCTGCCCGCCTTCGGCGTCGGCTTTCCACAGATGGTTCCCTTGGCCGCCTAGCCGAGGGCTTCCGCCTGGCCCGGACCCAGGGGCCTGGAGCCTTCGGGTCCCGCCTGAACCTTTCTTCCCCGATGGAGACAGAACAGGTGCGCCAGAAGCTGTTGCAGCTCCTTCGTGCCTACTCACCTAGTGCCCAGGTCAAGTGGCTCCTGCAGGCCTGCAAGCTGCTATACACAGCCCTGAAAACCCAGGCAG GAGAGAATGCAGGCGCTGAtgagttcctgcctctgctgagcTTTGTTTTGGCCCAGTGCGACCTTCCTGACCTCCTGTTAGAAGCTGAGTACATGTCAGAGCTACTGGAACCCACCCTGCTCACTGGAGAGG GCGGCTACTACCTGACCAGCCTCTCAGCCAGCCTGGCCTTGTTGGGTGGCCTAAGCCAGGCCAGCGCTCTGCCACTCAGCCCGGCACAGGAGCTCCAGCGCTCTCTGGCCCTCTGGGAACAGCGCCGCCTGCCGGCCACTCACAGCTTCCAG CATCTCCTCCGAGTAGCCTACCAGGACCCCAGCACAGGTTGCACCTCCAAGACCCTGGCTGTGCCCCCAGGGTCTTCGATTGCCACCTTGAGCCAACTCTGTGCCACCAAATTCCGAGTGACCCAACCGGATGCATTTGGCCTCTTCCTCTACAAGGACCAGGGCTACCATCGCCTGCCCCCTGAAGCCCTAGCCCACAGGCTTCCTGCAACTGGCTACCTCATCTATCGCCGAGCAGAGCGCCCTGAGGCCCAGGGGGCCTCAGTGgagaaggcaaagacaggcagcaagaggccagaggcaggagcatgggaggaggagaaagggggtcTAAACAGTGAAGGGAAACCTGAGATAGCTGTTGACCAAGAAGGCAAGGATCAGGCCAGAGGAGGTCACATACAGCCAGAGGAACAAAAGGCAGAGGGAGACCAGGCCTTGGAAGAGTAG
- the Rin1 gene encoding ras and Rab interactor 1 isoform X2, which translates to MFPDLVQLICAYCHTRDVLLLPLRLPTAIHQAATHKELEAISHLGMEFWSSSLNTKIQQRPSEAPPIPRLKARSPQELDQGTGAALCFFNPLFPGDLGPTKREKFKRSFKVRVSTETSSPLSPPAVPPPPVPELPGTSSSQTERLPPRQLLQRESSVGYRVPGSAASPSLPPLPSLQEVDCCSPSSSEEEGSPGSPTTSPRLSRPRHRRPLLRSMSSAFCSLLAPERQVGRAATMLMQNRYTAVGQLVQDLLTQVRAGPEPRELQGIRQALSRARAMLSAELGPEKLLPPERLELVLEKSLHHSVLKPLRPILAARLRRRLSTDGSLGRLAEGFRLARTQGPGAFGSRLNLSSPMETEQVRQKLLQLLRAYSPSAQVKWLLQACKLLYTALKTQAGENAGADEFLPLLSFVLAQCDLPDLLLEAEYMSELLEPTLLTGEGGYYLTSLSASLALLGGLSQASALPLSPAQELQRSLALWEQRRLPATHSFQHLLRVAYQDPSTGCTSKTLAVPPGSSIATLSQLCATKFRVTQPDAFGLFLYKDQGYHRLPPEALAHRLPATGYLIYRRAERPEAQGASVEKAKTGSKRPEAGAWEEEKGGLNSEGKPEIAVDQEGKDQARGGHIQPEEQKAEGDQALEE; encoded by the exons ATGTTCCCGGACCTGGTGCAGCTCATCTGTGCATACTGCCATACCAG GGAcgttcttctccttcctctccgaCTCCCCACAGCCATTCACCAGGCAGCCACCCACAAAGAGCTGGAGGCCATCTCCCATCTGGGCATGG AGTTCTGGAGTTCCTCTCTCAACACCAAGATTCAACAGAGGCCTTCGGAAGCCCCACCGATACCCAGGCTGAAGGCTCGCTCCCCTCAAGAGCTGGATCAGGGCACCGGTGCTGCCCTCTGCTTCTTCAACCCCCTCTTCCCTGGGGATCTGGGCCCCACCAAACGAGAGAAATTCAAGAGGAGTTTCAAAGTGCGGGTGTCCACAGAGACCTCTAGCCCGCTGTCTCCGCCTGCTGTGCCGCCCCCTCCAGTCCCGGAGCTGCCAGGGACATCTTCCAGCCAAACGGAAAGACTGCCCCCTCGACAGCTGCTGCAGAGGGAGAGCTCCGTGGGGTATCGTGTGCCAGGAAGTGCTGCCAGCCCTAGCCTTCCTCCCCTACCTTCTCTTCAGGAGGTGGACTGCTGCTCCCCCAGCAGCTCAGAGGAGGAGGGTTCTCCAGGAAGCCCTACAACCTCCCCACGCCTAAGCCGCCCAAGGCACCGTCGGCCTCTCCTTCGCTCCATGAGTTCTGCTTTCTGCTCTCTCCTGGCACCGGAGAGGCAGGTGGGCCGGGCAGCCACAATGCTAATGCAAAACCGATACACAGCCGTGGGTCAGCTAGTGCAGGACCTACTGACCCAGGTTCGGGCCGGTCCCGAGCCCCGGGAGTTGCAGGGCATCCGCCAGGCCTTGAGTCGGGCCCGGGCCATGCTGAGCGCAGAGCTGGGCCCTGAGAAGCTGCTACCACCGGAGCGTCTGG AATTGGTCCTGGAGAAGTCTCTGCATCACTCTGTTCTCAAGCCTCTTCGCCCCATTCTAGCTGCCCGCCTTCGGCGTCGGCTTTCCACAGATGGTTCCCTTGGCCGCCTAGCCGAGGGCTTCCGCCTGGCCCGGACCCAGGGGCCTGGAGCCTTCGGGTCCCGCCTGAACCTTTCTTCCCCGATGGAGACAGAACAGGTGCGCCAGAAGCTGTTGCAGCTCCTTCGTGCCTACTCACCTAGTGCCCAGGTCAAGTGGCTCCTGCAGGCCTGCAAGCTGCTATACACAGCCCTGAAAACCCAGGCAG GAGAGAATGCAGGCGCTGAtgagttcctgcctctgctgagcTTTGTTTTGGCCCAGTGCGACCTTCCTGACCTCCTGTTAGAAGCTGAGTACATGTCAGAGCTACTGGAACCCACCCTGCTCACTGGAGAGG GCGGCTACTACCTGACCAGCCTCTCAGCCAGCCTGGCCTTGTTGGGTGGCCTAAGCCAGGCCAGCGCTCTGCCACTCAGCCCGGCACAGGAGCTCCAGCGCTCTCTGGCCCTCTGGGAACAGCGCCGCCTGCCGGCCACTCACAGCTTCCAG CATCTCCTCCGAGTAGCCTACCAGGACCCCAGCACAGGTTGCACCTCCAAGACCCTGGCTGTGCCCCCAGGGTCTTCGATTGCCACCTTGAGCCAACTCTGTGCCACCAAATTCCGAGTGACCCAACCGGATGCATTTGGCCTCTTCCTCTACAAGGACCAGGGCTACCATCGCCTGCCCCCTGAAGCCCTAGCCCACAGGCTTCCTGCAACTGGCTACCTCATCTATCGCCGAGCAGAGCGCCCTGAGGCCCAGGGGGCCTCAGTGgagaaggcaaagacaggcagcaagaggccagaggcaggagcatgggaggaggagaaagggggtcTAAACAGTGAAGGGAAACCTGAGATAGCTGTTGACCAAGAAGGCAAGGATCAGGCCAGAGGAGGTCACATACAGCCAGAGGAACAAAAGGCAGAGGGAGACCAGGCCTTGGAAGAGTAG